The DNA segment tcagacccatacggtttctacttgagtctcgctctaatcggattctctcggagaactctttctctcttactttgaatgaccctagccatggatttatttgagcaaaaatacatgagatattcctctcacgaCACTGAGAATgggtgatcctctattgacactcaatagccctcgtaaggttaactaccactctcgatgactgaCTGTGCtagatcaagaacttccaaatctataagtccgatatcaaagagtaaagtactgatacaagacatccttaatgtctcaagtttaaggtctaggtacaccactaggacaatagaatcgttgtttgacaatgaggcataattaaccatctagcattccgtgagtggatcaatcagtgaactcattttccaatgagcacctacactatagccctagtgtccttaCATGAGCAGCAATAAGACTAGTTGCCTATattatatggatggatatacaacacactagtttatctagttatctcgatatccctctcgagtaacctatgactaggattatttgggttctatgtttaaaggtgaatcggtctcagtatcgtgatctcatcacgattcgattcttattgcatagatccatagacatcataatatatatgcatatatgcaataaataatataaagtgataaaatatcaaataatataataagcaaaaagaatatgtattatatcacacgtgttatcatttacgtgattggcttgcaggacacctatgattagcaaaaaagaatcttatttttatttctcaattctacaaacaaaataatacatctATTGAATTTTTTTCTAACTCGTTAGAATTTAAGCACGAGTACATCCTTTCTTTGAAGATagaataaagataatatttatgaatAGTCATTAGCTTCATAAATCATCTAGTCAATCACTCTTATTTCAATTGTTACTTCAATTGATATAGCATCATTGTCTTAGTCAtccatcattttttatttaataacaattatttttttattactcttttttaattttactttcaaatcaaatcataatcTTTTAAGGACATAAAAGATCTAATCGTATCTAAGAGAGGAGCGAGCAATGGCAAATGGAGGGGGGAAAATTACGGAATGAGCAATAATAGATGTAGCCAGAGAAACATTTGATGGACGATCTTATGGGACGTGGGGACAAAGCGAAAGAGCCATAAAAACAATGTGAGAAGAAGATAGGGGGAGAGAGCCATTGCGTTTCAAAGCTTAAGATTTTTTATGTAAAAATCAAACTGAAACTATACACACAATATGCATATCACACCAAAAAAGTTCAAAACTTAAAGTGTTTGGCTTAAAACTAGAAAGAACAAATATTTTTATAACTAATTAAGctgaaataataattaatttaaaattattatatcagTTTGTAACAGCTATAAATAATAAGGGTGTTTATAACAAAAAAATATGTAAGACGTGAAAggaaacattttttttcttttatgaactttgattattattttaatcctttttaatctaaaaaaattcaaatttcctcctttttgtaagttaaaAAATTTGGACTTTTTCTAAGAAATTTCACATAATACGGGCTTAAATccgaaattatatttttaacaaatcaaaattcgagatttaaaattttatattttataataatttcagattttaaattttaaaaagtttttttttccaaatttataattaaaaattaacttAATATCCAAGTTAAAATAGTTAGGTTAAATAGTAAAAATATATTGTAACTGACTTTTGTATAATTCCTAAAAATAATTATGAGAAATGGTAAAATTcgttattattactaaaatagaataaataaattttattttgttgGATCTTTCTATCCGTAAGATATTAAGAATAAGAAAGTTACTAGCAGAATATTAattgaaaaaaatagaaataactATTAGCGTAATACCAACAAGAGAATAAGAGTAAGAGAGTTAGCAATAATATAAGGATTACTAAAAACAATTCAGGAAAAATATAACACCACATAATACTGACAAACAGATAACTATAAATGCAGCATATGTTAATAACAAAACTATTTCAAATTTTCTAATCAAACAAGCAGTCAATCAAATATAATGATAATATttgtaattaaattttatttgagGGTTAGTTtcttttaaaatttgatatacaaATATGTCTTAGATTGTATGAACatgaattaataatattttaaataaatgaaAGAATGTTAAATGAAAATGAATCTGGAATCACATTTGACTGAAGGATGAtagaattttcaataaaaaagaaaaaaaaagaaaaaaaatgtttcaTCACATTTTGACTAATGTGATTATGTCCCCTGACCTattaatttgatttgattaattttaattttactcATTTTTTATGTTTAGGCTAATTGGGATGTTATAATAAGTGATTTAGGACAATTTATCTAAAAGAATACATAAGCAAAAGTTAGTAATAATACATTCATCAAGTTCTCATAAATCAATATTAGTCTTTACATATTTTTGATGTGGGACTAACTGATATGTTACATTATAAGTGAATAATTCAAATCTTGatctgaaaattaaaatattaaatgacatatgaaatgaaaaaataaaaaaaataaataaaaacgaggaaatattttttttgatattaataGTTACTCAATCCTAAGAAAAATCCTAGTAAAAAGAAATCAGATTCTTCCATGAAAAGTAAAAGAGAAATACAACTATCATTTTGCAGTTTGTGAGAGACACTCGTCGAAAGTCTTAAAATTTTAACAAAAGTACATATTCAAAAACAATTTAGTATATTATCAATATTTAGTAACAAACTGCACATTCTTGAGACCATTGAGAGATCAAAAATTTCCAATTAATACAACCATAAAATAAACTTTTACATAACAGACACAGAACCAGGCGTAGACAGAGACACAAACTTTTACTTTTTACCTCGGTCATTTGTTTCTCCAAGTACTCTTACGAGTTCCGctcaaggataggaagagagactACATGATTTGATTCGATTGTCTACTACACTTATTTATCAGAGAGGGTTTAAAATCTTACCTAAGGTGTTATTTTAACTGGTAAAATTTTTATCAAATTGACATATAATCTTGAATCAAAATCCGTTCCCTAGAAAAAAAGAAATAGTGACAACCTGCAATGTCCTTTGTTTATCAACTCCAATTTCAATACGTATTTTTCGTTTATAACGATTCTAACCAAATTAACGAGTATTTTAATCCGATTTAATGATAGTTGTACGCCGGTTGATGTCCACGTCCAATACGATCATTGACATGAATCGATCTCCCAACACGACGCCACGTGGAGCAGACCTCCGGTGACAGGATGCCACGTCAGCGATGTTACGTTGTAGGAGAGCAACCTAGAGCATCACGGACGCACCGAGACCGAGGAGAGTAGCGAAGCCATGGAGGAAACCCGCAGCCGCCGTAAGAGGGGGAGACCTCCTCCCCCTGTCGGTTGCTCCTCCTTCAATCGCACCGTATTTCCCCTCCTCCTCGCGGCTGCCGCCACCTCGTCGTCGTCCTTCGCCTCCGGCGACCTCCAGAACCCTCACGCCCGATTCATCCTCCGGCGATTCCTCCGCGCCCGTCTCGCTCTCCTCACAACGAGAACTCCCCCTTGTTCTTCTCCTTCTGCCCTCGAACGTCTCCTTCCCGAAGGCCTCCTCACCCTGTTCCCTGTCCTCCTCACCTCCAGGTATTCTCTCGTTTCTCTGCGATCGATTGTCCAAAATGTAACTTGTTCTTCTAGCATTTGTTGATTATTGTGGGCGGTTCAGGTGGGCATCTGTGGCTGCACTGGGAGCGGAGGTGGTCGGCGCCGCCGCCCTCTACTCCCTGGAGGCGAACGAGATGATGGCTTCGGACGAAGGAGTCGTGAAGGGTTTGGTTCGCGCTTTGGGGAGCAAAAGCCGCCGCATAGTCAAGGCTGCGTTACACGCTGTTATGGACCTTTCGACCTCTCCAGTCGGAAGAGAGCAGCTCTGGAAGGCATCAGCTGTTGAGAGATTATTGTGAGTATTCCTTTATCTTcaaatttttttcttgtttgtgGGCCTCATGCATTGACGAATTATAACCTTTCTCAATCAATTAAGAGTTCCTTTTTTCTGTGGCAACATTCAGAAGTTATTAATGGATGTTGGGATGGCTATCACTTGCTGAATCAAAACAATTTGGAGAAAATTACAAAAGAGGATTAAATATAATCCTTGAAATGCATATCTAACTAGTCTTTCTACCTCCTGCTCCAGTCTTCTTCCTTCTCCGTTAGAGAGCCAAACAGCTAATTTCCCGCAACACCTTTTGCTTGAAAGGAGTTCTATGTTTTCATGCTAGATCCATATACCACATCTAATAAAGGCTATTCGAGGGTCTAAGATCATCACTGAAGAGTAAACAATAAATGTGTCTAATTCATGGAATATGTAAATTTTAACACTTCATCCACTATGAGATCAAATGAAATATTGTAAAAATAAGtatacataaagcaaaatgaaagaaTGATACCTTGAACTAATAATCCAAATTAATATTACTATTCACAATCACCAAACGATCAGCAGTGAATCTAACAATTATATATTAAGGTGATATTTAAAACAACCAGAAGAACTATTCTTGGCAAACTGAAGATTCAGTTGCTGGTACATACAGGGTAGGGCCATCCCTCAAATCAAAGTCCAAAGCTGCCTATAATAAAGGCTATTCGAGGGTCTAAGATCATCACTGAAGAGTAAACAATAAATGTGTCTAATTCATGGAATATGTAAATTTTAACACTTCATCCACTATGAGATCAAATGAAATATTGTAAAAATAAGtatacataaagcaaaatgaaagaaTGATACCTTGAACTAATAATCCAAATTAATATTACTATTCACAATCACCAAACGATCAGCAGTGAATCTAACAATTATATATTAAGGTGATATTTAAAACAACCAGAAGAACTATTCTTGGCAAACTGAAGATTCAGTTGCTGGTAAATACAGGGTAGGGCCATCCCTCAAATCAAAGTCCAAAGCTGCCTATAACAATGATGCAACCATATACTCTAGAACAAAGGTAATGCATCTACTAGAAACTAAGAGCCATTGGAATCAACATCTTCTTCTGGAGTTATAAAACATTCTCATCCAAGTTGTTGTCAATCAACCAAAAGTATTTTTATTCTAGCATCAAAAACGCCATCCTAGATGAGACTTTCCAAGGGTTTGCACCACCATGGTGGACTGAGTGCCTAAGTGGTTTCCCAAAACAACATTGGTGGAAGGAATGTAGTACTACTAAGAAATGTCTTTTGTATGCAATGAACATTTTGTATGTATGTAATAATAACCAATGACGTTTGTTATACAAtatcatactttttttttcttgtacatGCTACTTGAATTGACATTCAGTAGATCTTTTTTTTATCAGTTAGCGAAGACAAGTGCCATATCTGCTGTCCATCACAGTATGGAAAAAGGAAGTGATGTATGTTCAAACAGAAGGCCTGTGGAAGAAAAAATTGTAGCATTAGTCCTTGATGTGATGGTAATCCTTATAAATACTTCTACTGAGATTCTCTTGAATATGATTCCAAGAGACCTAGTAAACAGATCATTGCCATTGTTGCAAGAACTTTGGAAGAAAATTCGAGGTGCGTCAATACCAAGAAATTGGGGAAGATGCCTCCATTTTACAGAATATGATCTTGCTTCCACAATTTTTAGGCTTTCTATGAAGCAAGCTAACCCTGCTCCTTGCGAAATTGACAAGATCAGGATAAGTATATTTGGAAATGAAATatctaattttgaaaattttatgttGAAGTATTGGGAGAACTCACCCTTTCTACTCAGTGGGTCATCAAATATTCTTGAAAAGGACAATGCTGTTTTTAGTTCCTTGGTCCAGTCTTTGAATCCTACATCAACTGATGATGTCCTTGATTCAATTTTGATGGAACTAGTTTCCTGTCCCCCTCTTGCTTCAGATGAGCTTGATATTAATTGTTTTATGAATGAGATGAATAGTTCACTGGGTTCTCCACTCATATATGGACAGGATATTCGGGTTTTGAAAGCACGAGAACTAATGGCTGAATCCTTCAAAAATTATGTGAAAAAAGAAGTGCATTTCTTTGAGAATGGTATGCGTAAAGTGTTTATAGATGGTGATAATGCTCAAAAGTGTAAAGAAGCATTTCAAAATGGTTTTACAGTTGCACTGCGTGGAATGGAGTTTCGGTTTGCTAAGGTCGCTGCTATTGCCAAAGGGTTAGAAGTTTTATTTGGTCAACCATCAGTTGGGGCAAATTTGTACCTAACACCACCAGGATCTCAAGGTTTAGCTCACCACTATGACGATCATTGTGTATTTGTGTGGCAACTCTTTGGTCAAAAGCACTGGACTATTTCATATTCTCCCACATCTGTTCTGCCCAGGTTATATGAACCTCTTAGCAGTTTCCCTTGCTTAGAGAGTGAGAAAGGTGGAGGCTTGCAGCTGACACTCAATGAAGGTGATATTCTGTATATTCCTAGAGGTTATCCTCATGAGGCTCATACAAATACTGATGCTTCTGAATCTCAGAATAATATGTCTTCTGGTTTTTCCTTGCATCTTACACTTTCTATTGAAGTGGAGCCACCTTTTGAGTAAGTATTTTTGTGACTGCAGATCTGATATTTACTTAGCTGACATTATTAGATAATTCAAATCCTGATGGAATAACTTTGGATACCTGCATCCTTTTATCATTATATGTCAGGTTATATTAGTTCCATATACGAGTGAGAGAAGTTGTATCTAACTGCCTGTAGCTTCAAATACAACATAGACTGATGGTCC comes from the Musa acuminata AAA Group cultivar baxijiao chromosome BXJ1-10, Cavendish_Baxijiao_AAA, whole genome shotgun sequence genome and includes:
- the LOC135595171 gene encoding uncharacterized protein LOC135595171; the encoded protein is MEETRSRRKRGRPPPPVGCSSFNRTVFPLLLAAAATSSSSFASGDLQNPHARFILRRFLRARLALLTTRTPPCSSPSALERLLPEGLLTLFPVLLTSRWASVAALGAEVVGAAALYSLEANEMMASDEGVVKGLVRALGSKSRRIVKAALHAVMDLSTSPVGREQLWKASAVERLLSFFYQLAKTSAISAVHHSMEKGSDVCSNRRPVEEKIVALVLDVMVILINTSTEILLNMIPRDLVNRSLPLLQELWKKIRGASIPRNWGRCLHFTEYDLASTIFRLSMKQANPAPCEIDKIRISIFGNEISNFENFMLKYWENSPFLLSGSSNILEKDNAVFSSLVQSLNPTSTDDVLDSILMELVSCPPLASDELDINCFMNEMNSSLGSPLIYGQDIRVLKARELMAESFKNYVKKEVHFFENGMRKVFIDGDNAQKCKEAFQNGFTVALRGMEFRFAKVAAIAKGLEVLFGQPSVGANLYLTPPGSQGLAHHYDDHCVFVWQLFGQKHWTISYSPTSVLPRLYEPLSSFPCLESEKGGGLQLTLNEGDILYIPRGYPHEAHTNTDASESQNNMSSGFSLHLTLSIEVEPPFEWEGFAHVALHCWHEKEKELSDSITSSEARTMRILSVFLLHVAIRLTANCNPIFRKACLVAAKLGSAEVLDEPHSETLMLSQKATFWNIMNIIRNSSNFMEVYKIVAVIQESNDDSLQWMRWLRHLPQDGADDAKIDFSNLLRMWDKLVEFKGNGELKDEFFKTKSKFCRSVVYDDACKMFHMLLERYRRTRRQYMCGMLSLNSA